The Pseudomonadota bacterium genome includes a region encoding these proteins:
- a CDS encoding pentapeptide repeat-containing protein — protein MYNLKGILVIGMIVFCFFVSLTTLYGFDEKQVQALKKTNKCPKCDLSGAKLNNLEMEYADLSSANLSGADLSNSMMGNVNLTKANMSGANLSGTNLGFATLSGADVSKANLTNVFLDQATWTNGKTCKIGSVGKCKQ, from the coding sequence TAAAAGGGATTTTGGTTATTGGTATGATTGTTTTCTGTTTTTTTGTTTCCTTGACAACTCTTTATGGGTTTGATGAGAAGCAGGTTCAGGCACTGAAAAAAACAAACAAATGCCCGAAGTGTGACCTTTCAGGGGCAAAATTGAATAATCTTGAAATGGAATACGCTGATCTTTCCTCGGCGAATCTTTCCGGAGCAGACCTATCGAATTCAATGATGGGTAACGTAAATCTTACAAAAGCCAATATGTCAGGCGCTAATCTATCTGGTACCAATCTCGGCTTTGCCACTCTATCGGGTGCCGATGTGTCAAAGGCAAACCTTACAAATGTTTTCCTTGATCAAGCAACCTGGACCAATGGCAAGACGTGCAAAATAGGTTCAGTCGGAAAGTGTAAACAGTGA